A DNA window from Brassica napus cultivar Da-Ae chromosome C1, Da-Ae, whole genome shotgun sequence contains the following coding sequences:
- the LOC106377082 gene encoding pectin acetylesterase 8, translated as MFNFKQWVILVVCSLAILKAEGLFVNITFVRNAVARGAVCLDGSPPAYHLHRGSGTGINSWLIQLEGGGWCNNVTNCLSRMHTRLGSSKKMVENLAFSAILSNKKQYNPDFYNWNRVKVRYCDGSSFTGDVQAVNPATNLHFRGARVWLAVMQELLAKGMRNAENAVLSGCSAGGLASLMHCDSFRALLPMGTKVKCLSDAGFFLNTRDVSGAQYIKSYFKDVVALHGSAKNLPRTCTSRLTPAMCFFPQYVARQIRTPVFILNAAYDSWQIKNILAPRAADPYGKWQSCQLDIKNCQPNQLKVMQDFRLEFLSAVIGLGRSSSRGMFIDSCYTHCQTETQTSWFWQDSPILNRTTIAKAVGDWVYDRKLFQKIDCPYPCNPTCHHRVFTPQDAPPI; from the exons atgttcaacttcaagcAATGGGTGATTCTTGTGGTATGTTCGTTGGCAATCTTGAAAGCAGAAGGATTGTTTGTCAATATTACATTTGTTCGAAACGCAGTCGCAAGAGGGGCCG TTTGTTTGGATGGTAGTCCACCAGCTTATCATTTACACAGAGGTTCTGGAACTGGAATCAATAGCTGGTTGATTCAGCTTGAG GGAGGAGGATGGTGTAATAATGTAACAAACTGCCTTAGTCGGATGCATACTCGACTAGGTTCATCCAagaaaatggtggagaatcttGCGTTCTCAGCTATTCTTAGCAATAAGAAACAATATAATCCTG ATTTTTACAATTGGAATAGAGTGAAAGTCAGATACTGCGACGGGTCATCATTCACCGGAGATGTGCAAGCAGTGAACCCT GCTACTAATCTTCACTTTAGAGGTGCTCGAGTTTGGCTAGCCGTTATGCAGGAGTTGCTAGCTAAAGGCATGAGAAACGCTGAGAAT GCTGTTTTGTCTGGGTGTTCTGCTGGCGGGTTAGCTTCACTGATGCATTGTGACAGTTTCCGTGCTCTATTACCGATGGGTACCAAAGTAAAATGTCTTTCAGATGCTGGTTTCTTTCTCAACAC AAGAGATGTCTCAGGAGCTCAATACATTAAATCATACTTCAAAGATGTGGTTGCTCTACAT GGATCAGCAAAGAATTTGCCGAGGACATGCACATCAAGATTGACCCCTGCTATG TGTTTCTTCCCGCAATACGTTGCTCGCCAGATTAGAACTCCTGTATTCATTCTTAATGCCGCATACGACTCTTGGCAG ATAAAGAACATTTTGGCTCCCCGTGCTGCTGATCCTTATGGAAAATGGCAAAGTTGTCAACTTGACATCAAGAATTGCCAACCAAACCAGCTCAAAGTTATGCAAG attTCAGGTTAGAGTTCTTGAGCGCGGTGATAGGTCTAGGTAGATCTTCATCAAGAGGGATGTTCATAGACTCTTGTTACACTCACTGCCAAACCGAGACACAAACTTCATGGTTCTGGCAAGATTCTCCCATTCTAAACCGAACG ACAATAGCAAAAGCTGTTGGAGATTGGGTTTATGACAGAAAATTGTTTCAGAAGATAGATTGTCCTTATCCATGTAACCCTACTTGCCACCACAGGGTTTTCACTCCTCAAGATGCTCCTCCAATTTAA
- the LOC106377081 gene encoding uncharacterized protein LOC106377081 — MDSAFVDRAWDKWVTGNLGSSGSPLKAAVLINYDPTGPSRLLSTIDEQEGIDLYPVELKQFIDFMRRGNLPTETFVLGSNQYIITSIHENWFAARCLNTTQPAGEGAIVMQTAVYVLVALYDGSIGSASRAMAAADHFASQLSRKNL, encoded by the exons ATGGATTCTGCGTTTGTTGATAGAGCTTGGGACAAATGGGTTACTGGTAACCTCGGCTCTTCAG GAAGTCCATTGAAGGCTGCTGTTTTGATTAACTACGACCCTACAGGACCTTCTCGTCTCTTATCAACAAT AGATGAGCAAGAAGGGATTGATCTCTATCCAGTTGAGCTGAAGCAGTTCATCGATTTCATGAGACGTGGCAATCTTCCGACCGAGACCTTTGTTCTTGGATCCAACCAGT ACATAATAACATCGATTCACGAGAATTGGTTTGCTGCTCGGTGCTTGAACACAACACAGCCTGCTGGTGAAGGAGCTATTGTTATGCAGACTGCTGTTTATGTATTGGTTGCTCT GTATGATGGATCGATTGGTTCAGCTTCTCGAGCTATGGCTGCAGCTGATCACTTTGCGTCGCAGCTGAGTCGAAAAAACTTATAG
- the LOC106377080 gene encoding pectin acetylesterase 7, with amino-acid sequence MGKLKQCWSSVLVLSMVVIGTGAVPITYLQSAVAKGAVCLDGSAPAYHFDKGFGSGVNNWIVHMEGGGWCTDVASCIKRKGTMKGSSKFMNKDFGFSGILGGKQNTNPDFYNWNRIKVRYCDGSSFTGNVEAVNPANKLFFRGARVWRAVIDDLMAKGMKNAQNAILSGCSAGALAAILHCDTFRAILPRTARVKCVSDAGYFIHGKDISGGSYIQSYYSKVVALHGSAKSLPVSCTSKMKPELCFFPQYVVPSMRTPLFVINAAFDSWQIKNVLAPTGVDKRKEWANCKLDLKKCSAAQLKTVQGFRDQMMRALSPIHSTPSRGLFLDSCHAHCQGGSAASWSGAKGPQVANTKISKAVGNWFYGRSAFQKIDCPSPICNPTCPAISTDE; translated from the exons ATGGGGAAGCTTAAGCAATGTTGGTCAAGTGTGCTAGTGTTGTCCATGGTGGTGATCGGAACAGGAGCCGTCCCCATCACTTATCTACAAAGCGCCGTAGCAAAAGGAGCCG TGTGTTTGGATGGAAGTGCACCAGCTTACCATTTCGACAAAGGGTTTGGTTCGGGAGTTAACAACTGGATTGTTCACATGGAG GGAGGAGGATGGTGTACCGATGTGGCTTCATGTATTAAGCGTAAGGGTACAATGAAGGGTTCGTCCAAATTCATGAACAAAGACTTTGGTTTCTCCGGTATCTTGGGTGGCAAGCAAAACACTAACCCAG atttttacaATTGGAATAGAATCAAAGTACGTTATTGTGACGGATCATCTTTCACCGGCAATGTAGAAGCTGTTAATCCG GCGAATAAGCTGTTCTTCCGCGGTGCACGAGTTTGGCGTGCGGTGATCGATGATCTCATGGCTAAAGGGATGAAAAACGCTcaaaat GCGATACTCTCCGGTTGTTCAGCCGGAGCATTGGCAGCTATTCTACATTGTGACACTTTCCGCGCTATTCTTCCTCGGACCGCTAGAGTCAAATGTGTTTCCGACGCTGGTTACTTTATTCACGG CAAAGATATCTCAGGAGGATCATACATACAATCTTATTACAGCAAAGTTGTCGCACTCCAC GGATCTGCAAAGAGTCTTCCTGTTTCATGCACCTCAAAAATGAAACCAGAACTT TGTTTCTTCCCGCAATATGTCGTCCCTTCCATGCGAACACCGCTCTTTGTCATTAACGCTGCCTTTGACTCCTGGCAG ATCAAGAACGTTTTGGCTCCGACCGGAGTAGATAAGCGCAAAGAATGGGCGAACTGTAAGCTCGATCTCAAGAAATGTTCGGCCGCTCAGCTCAAAACAGTCCAAG GGTTTAGAGATCAGATGATGCGTGCATTGTCTCCGATCCACAGTACTCCGTCGAGAGGATTGTTCTTGGACTCGTGTCACGCTCATTGCCAAGGAGGAAGCGCCGCCTCTTGGTCCGGCGCCAAAGGTCCCCAAGTCGCCAACACG AAAATATCGAAAGCAGTTGGAAACTGGTTTTACGGTCGGAGTGCATTCCAGAAGATAGACTGCCCTTCGCCGATTTGCAATCCTACTTGTCCTGCGATCTCTACTGACGAGTAG
- the LOC106377078 gene encoding uncharacterized protein LOC106377078: MTTPPCRTINANNAIAAPSPSGMIFRDKRLVKSSSPGLNLPTKRLAWSLSSPGRFLSSPVASSSSSAAVTSNSTNRLEALEEGIEKVIYQCRFMAFLGTLGSLLGSVLCFIKGCLYVADSFVQYSVNRGKVILLLVEAIDTYLLGTVMLVFGMGLYELFISNLTTSETISHDSVSNRSSLFGMFPLKERPQWLEVKTVSELKTKLGHVIVMLLLIGLFDKSRKVAITSVADLLCISASIFLSSACLFLLSRLNGSR; this comes from the exons ATGACAACTCCTCCTTGCCGGACCATAAACGCTAACAATGCCATCGCCGCGCCGTCGCCATCCGGAATGATCTTCCGCGATAAGAGGCTCGTGAAATCAAGCTCACCTGGCTTGAATCTCCCGACGAAGAGATTGGCTTGGAGCTTAAGTTCTCCGGGGAGGTTTCTCTCTTCTCCCGTGGCCTCTAGTTCGTCATCGGCGGCTGTGACATCGAATTCTACGAATCGACTGGAAGCTTTAGAAGAAGGGATTGAgaag GTCATTTATCAATGTAGATTCATGGCGTTTCTTGGAACTTTAGGATCTCTTTTGGGATCGGTTCTGTGTTTCATCAAG GGATGTCTGTACGTCGCAGACTCGTTTGTGCAGTACTCTGTGAACCGTGGGAAGGTGATATTACTTCTGGTAGAAGCCATAG ATACATACCTTCTAGGAACTGTGATGTTGGTCTTTGGAATGGGCCTTTACGAGCTCTTCATTAGCAACCTCACAACTTCGGAAACGATTTCACACGACAGTGTTTCCAATAGATCGAGTCTCTTTGGCATGTTCCCCTTAAag gagCGACCTCAATGGTTAGAGGTGAAAACAGTTAGTGAGCTGAAAACTAAGCTGGGACATGTTATAGTGATGCTACTGTTGATTGGTTTGTTCGACAAGAGCAGGAAAGTTGCCATAACTTCTGTCGCGGATTTGCTATGTATCTCTGCTTCTATCTTTCTTTcttcggcttgtctcttcttgCTCTCTAGGCTCAATGGCTCACGCTGA